A window of the Lactobacillus amylovorus DSM 20531 genome harbors these coding sequences:
- a CDS encoding IS4 family transposase: MKALHKNILERLDQIINNTGDHIHDFINNPHAFTRKRNLDAATVLKTTINMQGQNLNSELFRAFGEDATKKNDKVVSTSAYVQRKSQLSPACFKHILTVFNQNLFNIQLFDHHYRLFAIDGSDFNQIWNPKSNNIVQASSHKKKPYCQIHVNALYDLLNNTYQDCIFQPKSEMDERKVAVQMLKALNCGPYIVTMDRGYTSFNMIENCNRLPNCHYIIRTKAGQGGVKEITTLPDQECDREISCLVTTSNYYYITHKASENIHHVQHHYRQYIKYRSKNTQDLSWDFGELCTIKFRACKFRINDAKSGKEEWEVVLTNLDRKNYSLKRIKELYHLRWGIETSFKKLKYSLGSVQFHSKQDKFIEMEIYAHMIMFNAISQIDAQAYIPQKHCKYQYAINFKQSCLIIQSMYLASSLTQDFERILIQISYYTIPIRPGRKDKRNIKPKSAVYYLYRVA; the protein is encoded by the coding sequence ATGAAAGCCCTTCATAAGAATATTCTAGAACGTCTTGATCAAATTATCAATAATACTGGGGATCATATTCACGATTTTATTAATAATCCTCATGCTTTTACCAGGAAACGCAATTTAGATGCAGCGACAGTCCTTAAAACTACAATTAACATGCAAGGTCAGAATTTAAACAGTGAACTCTTTAGAGCTTTTGGCGAAGATGCAACTAAAAAGAACGATAAAGTAGTTAGTACTTCTGCCTATGTTCAACGCAAAAGCCAGCTTTCTCCTGCTTGTTTTAAACATATTCTGACTGTTTTTAATCAAAATCTATTTAATATTCAACTTTTTGATCATCACTACCGTTTGTTTGCCATTGATGGCTCTGACTTTAATCAAATCTGGAATCCGAAATCGAATAACATTGTACAAGCTTCTTCTCATAAAAAGAAACCCTATTGTCAAATTCACGTTAATGCCTTATATGATCTATTGAATAATACCTACCAGGATTGTATTTTTCAGCCTAAATCAGAAATGGATGAACGCAAAGTGGCTGTTCAAATGCTTAAAGCTTTGAATTGTGGTCCATATATTGTAACAATGGATCGTGGCTACACTAGTTTCAATATGATTGAAAACTGCAATCGCCTGCCTAACTGTCATTACATAATACGAACTAAGGCTGGACAAGGCGGAGTTAAAGAAATAACGACATTGCCTGATCAAGAATGTGATCGTGAGATTTCCTGCCTGGTAACTACTTCTAACTATTACTACATCACGCATAAAGCCAGTGAGAATATTCACCATGTCCAGCATCATTATCGCCAATATATTAAGTATCGCTCTAAAAATACCCAGGATCTAAGCTGGGATTTTGGCGAGTTATGCACAATAAAATTTCGAGCCTGCAAATTTAGAATTAATGATGCCAAATCAGGCAAAGAAGAATGGGAAGTTGTGCTAACCAATCTTGATCGAAAAAATTATTCGCTAAAAAGAATTAAAGAGCTTTATCATCTGCGTTGGGGTATTGAGACCTCCTTCAAGAAATTGAAGTATTCTTTAGGCAGCGTACAGTTCCATTCCAAACAAGATAAATTTATTGAAATGGAAATTTATGCCCATATGATTATGTTTAATGCAATCAGTCAAATTGATGCACAGGCCTATATTCCGCAAAAGCATTGCAAGTATCAATATGCCATCAATTTCAAGCAATCATGCTTGATTATTCAGAGCATGTATTTGGCTTCTTCTTTAACGCAAGATTTTGAACGGATCCTTATTCAGATCAGCTATTATACCATTCCAATTAGACCAGGCCGCAAGGACAAGAGAAATATTAAGCCCAAATCAGCTGTATATTATTTATATCGCGTAGCTTAA
- a CDS encoding MFS transporter yields MTTAKSIAFPAGWHKAFYTLWLGCFITGMGYSMTMPFVSLFISDLGNYSKFQINLYSGLAFAMTFIAQAIVSPYWGNLADRKGRKLMCMRASGVMALTITLTGFAPNAIYIVVMRFIQGAFSGYINNATALMAGETPHQRSGWVMSQMMTAGTAGNLVGPLLGGALSSFFGNWLGGAWGYRIPFFITGFLMFLVFLGTTFLVHEDFTPISREKMKPMGEIMKSLPSVKLIIVMFITTMLVQSSTMSIDPIVSLYVKSMMPNGKNVALVAGVVAATPGLGTLIAASKIGHKMDEVGPLRVLRIGLIVGFILFIPMALTNNPWVLAGLRFLLGIASAGMLPAAQTVLTLNTPSESFGRIFSYNQSFQAVGAVLGSLMGSMISGLSNYATVFWVTGFTLLLNFLLVLIFAWGISYRDE; encoded by the coding sequence TTGACTACTGCAAAATCTATTGCCTTTCCTGCTGGCTGGCATAAGGCCTTTTATACCCTATGGCTAGGCTGTTTTATTACCGGTATGGGTTACTCAATGACCATGCCTTTTGTTTCACTATTCATTTCTGATTTAGGTAATTATTCCAAATTTCAAATCAATCTTTACTCAGGTTTGGCATTTGCCATGACATTTATTGCCCAGGCAATTGTTTCTCCATATTGGGGAAACTTAGCTGACCGTAAAGGCAGAAAGTTAATGTGTATGCGTGCCTCTGGTGTTATGGCATTGACCATCACCTTAACCGGTTTTGCACCAAACGCTATTTATATCGTCGTTATGCGTTTTATTCAGGGAGCTTTTTCCGGTTATATCAATAATGCAACGGCATTAATGGCTGGCGAAACGCCGCACCAACGAAGTGGTTGGGTAATGAGTCAAATGATGACCGCCGGAACTGCCGGCAACCTAGTTGGTCCACTTTTAGGTGGTGCATTATCAAGTTTCTTTGGTAACTGGCTTGGCGGTGCCTGGGGCTATCGTATCCCATTCTTTATTACTGGATTTTTGATGTTCCTAGTATTTTTAGGCACCACATTCTTGGTTCACGAAGACTTCACTCCAATTTCTCGTGAAAAGATGAAACCTATGGGTGAAATCATGAAGAGTTTGCCTAGTGTAAAATTGATCATCGTTATGTTCATCACTACCATGCTTGTTCAATCATCAACCATGTCAATCGATCCTATTGTTTCGCTCTATGTTAAATCGATGATGCCTAACGGTAAAAACGTGGCTTTGGTTGCCGGTGTTGTTGCCGCAACACCAGGACTTGGTACTTTGATTGCTGCATCAAAGATTGGACATAAGATGGATGAAGTTGGACCTTTGAGAGTATTAAGAATTGGTTTAATTGTTGGCTTTATCCTATTTATTCCAATGGCATTAACTAATAATCCGTGGGTTCTGGCAGGTTTGAGATTCTTGTTAGGAATTGCCAGTGCGGGGATGTTGCCAGCCGCTCAAACTGTTTTGACCTTGAACACACCAAGTGAAAGTTTCGGCCGTATTTTTTCATATAACCAGTCATTCCAGGCTGTTGGTGCCGTTCTTGGTTCATTAATGGGTTCAATGATTTCCGGTTTATCAAATTATGCAACAGTATTCTGGGTAACTGGATTTACTCTTTTACTCAACTTCTTGTTGGTTTTGATCTTTGCCTGGGGAATATCGTATCGCGATGAATAA
- a CDS encoding cytochrome C5 gives MAHMSRREYRMKKEHGQAGADQSRINYSRSKVNSREEFRSRKISNPQPIDHANVARASRENTSRENYHHVKLNFWTIFSDRPYVSVAIIVLALFFIMIKMWWGLAALLVLVIIGIFVIGRSHHPDRVLSLEFHMKASRKLSMLRAFELGGSMVMFLATYMKQVVTVDFSSAGSTDSFQIVQGVLSNNGGYYGQQGSYFLSLLNTITGGQLWSSYRYATNSAQMMSSSSGRWIIIWIMLLMIAPAICVLAQFFKEPYSRNATLITSLITTISFVLTPVLMRRWVVGYAMENQMTRAAANNAVHIGTMAYVGMACSIMVLVIAIYRFVKQDNFE, from the coding sequence ATGGCACATATGTCACGGCGAGAATACCGGATGAAAAAAGAGCATGGCCAAGCAGGTGCTGATCAATCCCGGATTAATTATTCAAGAAGCAAAGTAAATAGCCGAGAAGAATTTAGAAGTAGGAAAATTAGCAATCCGCAACCAATTGATCATGCTAATGTTGCTCGTGCATCTAGAGAAAATACCTCTAGAGAGAATTATCATCACGTTAAGCTAAACTTTTGGACGATTTTCTCGGACCGTCCTTATGTTTCCGTAGCGATCATCGTTTTAGCCCTATTCTTCATTATGATTAAAATGTGGTGGGGCCTGGCAGCATTACTCGTGCTAGTTATTATTGGAATTTTCGTTATCGGACGTAGTCACCACCCAGATCGTGTACTGAGTCTGGAATTCCATATGAAGGCTTCGAGAAAATTAAGCATGCTACGTGCCTTTGAACTTGGTGGCTCAATGGTCATGTTTTTGGCAACTTATATGAAGCAGGTTGTAACGGTCGACTTCTCATCGGCAGGATCAACCGATAGCTTCCAAATCGTCCAAGGCGTGCTTTCAAATAATGGTGGCTACTACGGCCAACAAGGTTCATATTTCTTAAGCTTGCTTAACACTATCACGGGCGGTCAGCTTTGGAGCTCATATCGTTACGCAACTAACAGTGCACAAATGATGAGTAGTAGTTCTGGGCGCTGGATCATTATTTGGATCATGCTTTTAATGATTGCGCCAGCTATTTGCGTTTTGGCTCAATTCTTTAAAGAGCCATATTCAAGAAATGCCACTTTGATTACGTCATTAATTACAACGATCAGTTTTGTTCTAACGCCAGTTTTGATGCGTAGATGGGTTGTCGGTTATGCCATGGAAAATCAAATGACCAGAGCAGCCGCTAATAATGCGGTACACATCGGAACAATGGCTTATGTCGGTATGGCTTGCTCAATCATGGTGTTGGTCATTGCAATTTATCGGTTTGTAAAACAAGATAATTTTGAATAA
- a CDS encoding transposase, with amino-acid sequence MKSITQFDQEKDTESLIFAFSKLIGLADLSKKVNFKRHSLVSLLMVITWMIKARFARKSLYRCQRAKDFTAKTGRNVLNDGRINWQKLVCLTAVKLISVLKPVIDRRRRLALIVDDTLMARSCSKKTELLAKVYDHDKHEFLTGYRGLTIGWSDGNTFLPVNFALMSTKKKENMIGSQPVTTDQRSIAGRRRTQAQRPMNTVTVELIKQAVAMGISAEYVLFDSWFSSPKMFWQLKQLGLDSVGMLKQTKKVYYRYRGRLYDVKGLYERLAASKMHQKTDYLYSSVVEAEYQGHAFPIRLVYVTKRGSKGKYLVLATTQYKLHPQEIIQLYGRRWQIETYFKAAKQYLALNKSQIQSYDGQCGYIAVTALTYDLLAWQERQSTDDRTLGDLFYLMNEALPDLAFEEALVYLLTAFKEVKAEISATVEQILDNFIKLLPVFIQKQLLRTT; translated from the coding sequence ATGAAAAGTATAACGCAATTCGACCAAGAAAAGGACACTGAATCTTTAATTTTTGCTTTTTCTAAATTAATTGGTCTAGCTGATTTAAGCAAAAAGGTAAATTTTAAACGCCATTCCCTGGTTAGCTTGTTAATGGTTATTACCTGGATGATCAAGGCTAGATTTGCAAGAAAGTCGCTTTACCGCTGTCAGCGCGCAAAGGATTTTACTGCCAAAACTGGCAGAAATGTGCTTAATGATGGTCGTATTAACTGGCAGAAGCTAGTTTGTTTGACTGCTGTCAAACTGATTTCTGTTTTGAAGCCGGTAATCGATCGGCGTAGAAGATTAGCTTTAATCGTTGATGATACGCTAATGGCTCGCTCTTGTTCTAAGAAGACTGAACTATTGGCTAAAGTCTATGATCATGATAAACATGAATTTCTAACCGGCTATCGGGGCTTAACTATTGGCTGGAGCGACGGTAATACCTTCTTACCGGTTAATTTTGCTTTGATGTCAACCAAGAAAAAAGAGAATATGATTGGCAGCCAACCAGTCACTACTGATCAGCGCTCAATTGCTGGCCGTAGAAGAACTCAAGCTCAAAGACCGATGAATACTGTCACCGTAGAGCTGATTAAGCAAGCTGTCGCTATGGGCATATCAGCTGAATATGTCTTATTTGATAGCTGGTTCTCTTCACCTAAAATGTTCTGGCAGCTGAAGCAATTAGGGTTAGATAGCGTAGGCATGCTTAAGCAGACCAAGAAAGTTTATTATCGTTACCGCGGCCGCCTTTATGATGTCAAAGGACTGTATGAACGTTTGGCTGCTTCCAAAATGCATCAGAAAACAGACTATCTCTATAGCAGCGTGGTTGAAGCCGAATATCAAGGACATGCTTTTCCAATTAGATTAGTCTATGTCACTAAACGCGGCAGTAAAGGAAAATATTTAGTACTGGCAACTACGCAATACAAGCTGCATCCACAAGAAATCATTCAGCTCTATGGCCGCAGATGGCAGATCGAAACTTATTTTAAAGCAGCTAAGCAATATTTAGCCTTAAACAAATCACAGATCCAAAGCTATGATGGACAATGCGGCTACATTGCCGTGACGGCTCTAACTTATGATCTGTTAGCTTGGCAAGAAAGACAAAGTACCGATGATCGAACCTTAGGCGATTTATTCTATCTAATGAATGAGGCGCTGCCTGATTTAGCCTTTGAAGAAGCATTGGTCTACTTGCTTACAGCTTTCAAAGAAGTAAAGGCCGAAATCTCCGCGACAGTGGAACAAATATTAGACAACTTTATTAAGTTATTGCCGGTTTTCATTCAAAAGCAACTTCTGAGGACAACTTAA
- a CDS encoding M1 family metallopeptidase: MAVKRFYETFHPEHYDLRINVNRKNKEINGTSTITGDVIENPVFINQKFMTIDSVKVDGKDVDFEVVEKDEAIKIETGVTGRAVIEIAYSAPLTDTMMGIYPSYYELEGKKKQIIGTQFETTFARQAFPCVDEPEAKATFTLALKWDEEDGEVALANMPEVEVDKDGYHHFEETVRMSSYLVAFAFGDLQSKTTHTKDGVLIGVYATKAHKPKELDFALDIAKRAIEFYEEFYQTKYPLPQSLQLALPDFSAGAMENWGLVTYREAYLLLDPDNTSLEMKKLVATVITHELAHQWFGDLVTMKWWDNLWLNESFANMMEYLSVDALEPDWHIWEMFQTSEAAAALSRDATDGVQPIQMEINDPADIDSVFDGAIVYAKGSRMLVMVRSLLGDDALRKGLKYYFDHHKFGNATGDDLWDALSTATDLDIGKIMHSWLKQPGYPVVNAFIDEDGHLKLTQKQFFVGEGEDKGRQWQIPLNANFDAPKIMSEKELDLGNYKVIREEAGHPLRLNIGNNSHFIVKYDKTLLDDILSEVDELEPIDKLQLLQDLRLLAEGKQISYASIVPLLTKFADSKSSLVINALYTTAAKLRQFVEPDSAAEKNLKKLYDLLSKDQVARLGWKVKAGESDEDVQIRPYELSASLYAENADSIKAAHQIFTENEDNLEALNADIRPYVLINEVKNFGNAELVDKLIKEYQRTADPSYKVDLRSAVTSTKDLAAIKAIVGDFENADVVKPQDLRGWYRGLLANHYGQQAAWDWIREDWDWLDKTVGGDMEFATFITVTTGVFHTPERLKEFKEFFEPKINVPLLSREIKMDVKVIESKVNLIEAEKDAVNDAVAKAID, from the coding sequence ATGGCTGTAAAACGTTTTTATGAAACTTTTCACCCAGAGCATTACGATTTGCGCATCAATGTAAACCGTAAGAATAAAGAGATTAACGGTACTTCTACTATTACTGGTGACGTAATTGAAAACCCAGTATTCATTAATCAAAAGTTTATGACCATCGACAGCGTTAAGGTTGATGGCAAGGACGTTGATTTTGAAGTAGTTGAAAAAGACGAAGCAATCAAGATTGAAACTGGCGTAACTGGCAGAGCCGTAATCGAAATTGCTTATAGCGCACCACTTACCGACACTATGATGGGTATTTACCCTTCATACTACGAATTAGAAGGTAAGAAGAAGCAAATTATCGGTACGCAATTTGAAACTACTTTTGCTCGTCAAGCATTCCCATGTGTTGACGAACCAGAAGCTAAGGCTACCTTCACCCTTGCTCTTAAGTGGGATGAAGAAGACGGCGAAGTTGCACTTGCCAACATGCCAGAAGTTGAAGTTGACAAAGATGGCTACCACCACTTTGAAGAAACTGTTCGTATGTCAAGCTACCTTGTCGCATTTGCCTTTGGTGACTTACAATCAAAGACCACTCACACTAAGGATGGCGTTTTGATTGGGGTTTACGCAACTAAGGCTCACAAGCCTAAGGAATTAGACTTCGCTTTGGATATTGCTAAACGTGCAATTGAATTTTACGAAGAATTCTACCAAACTAAGTACCCACTTCCACAATCATTGCAACTTGCTTTGCCAGACTTCAGTGCTGGTGCCATGGAAAACTGGGGTCTTGTAACTTACCGTGAAGCTTACTTATTGCTTGATCCGGACAACACTAGTCTTGAAATGAAGAAGCTTGTTGCCACTGTTATTACTCACGAATTGGCTCACCAATGGTTCGGTGACTTGGTAACCATGAAGTGGTGGGACAACTTATGGCTTAACGAAAGTTTCGCTAACATGATGGAATACTTGTCAGTTGACGCTTTGGAACCTGACTGGCACATCTGGGAAATGTTCCAAACTAGTGAAGCTGCTGCCGCATTATCACGTGATGCTACAGACGGTGTTCAACCAATTCAAATGGAAATTAACGACCCAGCTGATATTGACTCTGTCTTTGACGGTGCCATCGTTTACGCTAAGGGTTCAAGAATGTTAGTCATGGTTCGTTCACTTCTTGGCGACGATGCTTTGAGAAAGGGCCTTAAGTACTACTTCGATCACCACAAGTTTGGCAATGCCACTGGTGACGATCTTTGGGATGCACTTTCAACTGCTACTGATCTTGATATCGGTAAGATTATGCACTCATGGCTTAAGCAACCAGGTTACCCTGTAGTTAACGCATTTATCGATGAAGATGGTCACTTGAAGCTTACTCAAAAGCAATTCTTCGTTGGCGAAGGTGAAGACAAGGGTAGACAATGGCAAATTCCATTGAACGCAAACTTCGACGCTCCTAAGATTATGTCTGAAAAAGAATTAGACTTAGGTAACTACAAGGTTATCCGTGAAGAAGCAGGTCACCCACTTAGACTTAACATTGGCAACAACTCACACTTCATCGTTAAGTACGACAAGACTTTGCTTGATGATATATTGTCAGAGGTTGACGAACTTGAACCAATTGATAAGTTGCAATTATTGCAAGACCTTAGACTTTTGGCAGAAGGTAAGCAAATTTCATACGCTTCAATCGTGCCACTTCTTACTAAGTTCGCAGATTCTAAGTCAAGCTTGGTAATCAACGCATTGTACACTACTGCTGCTAAATTGCGTCAATTCGTTGAACCAGATTCTGCCGCAGAAAAGAACTTGAAGAAGCTTTACGATCTCTTATCTAAGGATCAAGTTGCTCGCTTAGGCTGGAAGGTTAAGGCTGGCGAAAGCGATGAAGATGTTCAAATTCGTCCATACGAATTAAGCGCAAGTCTTTACGCTGAAAACGCGGACTCAATTAAGGCAGCTCACCAAATCTTTACTGAAAATGAAGATAACTTGGAAGCATTGAATGCAGATATTCGTCCATACGTTTTAATCAATGAAGTTAAGAACTTTGGCAATGCTGAATTAGTTGATAAGTTAATTAAGGAATACCAAAGAACAGCTGACCCATCATACAAGGTTGACTTACGCAGCGCTGTAACCAGCACCAAGGATCTTGCAGCTATCAAGGCTATTGTTGGCGACTTTGAAAATGCTGACGTAGTTAAGCCACAAGATTTACGTGGTTGGTATCGTGGTTTACTTGCTAACCATTATGGTCAACAAGCAGCTTGGGACTGGATCAGAGAAGACTGGGATTGGCTTGACAAGACTGTTGGTGGTGACATGGAATTTGCTACATTTATCACTGTTACTACAGGCGTTTTCCATACCCCAGAAAGACTTAAGGAATTCAAGGAATTCTTTGAACCAAAGATTAATGTTCCACTTCTTAGTCGTGAAATTAAGATGGACGTTAAGGTCATCGAAAGTAAGGTTAACTTGATCGAAGCTGAAAAAGATGCTGTTAATGATGCAGTTGCTAAAGCAATTGATTAA
- a CDS encoding RNA-guided endonuclease TnpB family protein — translation MLVPPFFLKHMFDIILKRKEGTNVLKGIKLRLYPNKIQQGQLEQMFGNDRFVWNQMLAMMNERYQNNKALPFLGKFKLNYLLKPLKKEYPFLKNSDSSSLQVVNEFLTQSWKNFFQDKTGQIGKPRFHSRKYLKKSYTGKAIIKTAGKRYLKIPKLGYVKTSKTGVLQNTKIKRYTVLLEPTGKYYLSLQAEIPEPEKYSLTDKQVGIDVGVADLAILSNGLKYPSFDSSYFEKKAKVWQRKYARRRHLAKLLVLQDRNKKVLCPRSLESFTNWQKAQKSKAKCQAKAANQRRDYLHKLTTHLVKQYDVIAIEDLKTKNLQKNHHLAKSIANASWRIFRQMLEYKCEWYGKKLIAVDPKNTSRICSKCGYNSGAKPLEIREWTCSRCQTKHDRDINAAVNILHKATPTGQGLAMVTS, via the coding sequence TTGCTTGTTCCCCCCTTCTTTCTTAAACATATGTTTGATATAATCTTAAAAAGAAAGGAGGGAACAAATGTGCTAAAAGGGATCAAATTAAGACTCTATCCTAATAAAATTCAACAAGGTCAGCTTGAGCAGATGTTTGGCAATGATCGTTTTGTTTGGAATCAAATGCTGGCCATGATGAATGAGCGCTATCAGAATAATAAAGCTTTGCCTTTTTTAGGCAAGTTCAAGCTGAATTATCTGCTTAAGCCGCTTAAAAAAGAATATCCTTTTTTGAAAAACAGCGATTCTTCAAGCTTGCAGGTAGTTAATGAATTCCTAACTCAGTCTTGGAAGAACTTCTTTCAAGATAAAACTGGTCAAATTGGCAAGCCTCGTTTTCATTCACGCAAGTATCTGAAAAAGTCTTATACAGGCAAGGCAATCATAAAAACTGCAGGTAAAAGGTACTTGAAGATTCCTAAATTAGGCTATGTCAAAACCAGCAAGACTGGAGTTTTGCAAAACACTAAGATTAAGCGCTACACTGTTCTGCTTGAACCAACGGGCAAGTATTATTTGTCTCTACAAGCTGAAATACCTGAACCAGAGAAGTATAGCTTAACTGACAAACAGGTTGGAATTGATGTTGGCGTAGCTGATTTAGCAATTCTGTCTAATGGGCTAAAATATCCTAGTTTTGACAGTTCTTATTTTGAAAAGAAAGCCAAAGTCTGGCAAAGAAAATATGCTCGTCGCAGACATTTAGCTAAATTATTAGTTTTGCAAGACAGGAATAAAAAAGTTCTTTGTCCTAGAAGCTTAGAGAGTTTCACTAATTGGCAAAAAGCGCAAAAGTCAAAAGCTAAGTGCCAAGCTAAAGCAGCTAATCAGCGCAGAGATTATCTGCATAAACTAACTACGCATTTAGTTAAGCAATATGATGTAATTGCGATTGAAGATTTGAAAACCAAGAATCTTCAGAAAAATCATCATTTGGCTAAGTCAATTGCCAATGCTTCATGGCGGATATTCAGACAAATGCTAGAATACAAATGCGAATGGTATGGAAAAAAGCTAATTGCAGTTGATCCTAAGAATACTTCCAGAATTTGTTCAAAATGTGGCTATAACAGTGGCGCTAAGCCATTAGAAATTCGTGAATGGACCTGTTCTAGGTGTCAAACCAAGCATGACCGAGATATTAATGCGGCAGTTAATATCCTGCATAAAGCAACGCCAACTGGTCAGGGACTGGCCATGGTAACAAGCTGA
- a CDS encoding peptide MFS transporter — protein sequence MGKRDSNTAFFGQPNGLSTLFFTEMWERFSYYGMRAILLFYMYYAVTKGGLGMDQTTAASIMSIYGSLVYLSTLVGGWLSDRVWGSRKTVFYGGVLIMLGHIVLALPAGVSALYASIALIVVGTGLLKPNVSSMVGGLYSVEDRRRDAGFSIFVFGINIGSFLAPLLVPWAAQGFGFNVFGTEWNFHAGFSLAAIGMFLGLVQYTLGGRKYLSTDSLTPNDPIDKGDLLNIIKWVVIGIVAIAIVLAAMAGVGQLNVNNVITLLTILAIALPIYYFVMMLRSPKVTKIERSRVKAYIPLFFAAAIFWGIEESGSVVLALFAEQRTVLHVGSWHFAAANFQSLNPLFIMILTPVFVWLWEHWKKQPSAPGKFATGLVFAGLSYMWMALPGMLFGTSGRVSPLWLVGSWFLVEIAEMLISPIGLSITTKLAPNAFRSQMMSMWFMADATGQAVNAQIVKFYSSGTEVQYFLAVGIVSAIFGIIMFALVKKINVLMEGVH from the coding sequence TTGGGTAAACGAGATTCAAATACAGCATTCTTTGGACAGCCAAATGGCTTGTCCACTTTATTCTTCACTGAAATGTGGGAGCGTTTCAGTTACTACGGCATGCGGGCTATCTTATTATTCTACATGTATTACGCAGTTACCAAGGGTGGTCTGGGTATGGACCAAACTACCGCTGCTTCAATCATGTCAATTTATGGTTCGCTTGTTTATTTATCTACCTTAGTTGGTGGTTGGCTCTCAGATAGAGTATGGGGTTCAAGAAAGACCGTCTTTTATGGTGGTGTCTTGATCATGCTCGGTCACATTGTTTTGGCTTTGCCAGCTGGTGTTAGTGCATTGTATGCCTCAATCGCTTTGATCGTGGTTGGTACGGGTTTGCTTAAACCTAACGTATCTTCAATGGTTGGTGGTCTTTACTCTGTAGAAGATCGTCGTCGAGACGCTGGTTTTAGTATTTTTGTTTTTGGTATTAATATTGGTTCATTCCTTGCACCACTTCTTGTACCATGGGCAGCACAAGGCTTCGGCTTTAACGTGTTTGGCACCGAATGGAACTTCCATGCCGGCTTCTCACTTGCCGCTATTGGTATGTTCTTGGGTTTAGTGCAATACACTCTGGGTGGTAGAAAATATCTTTCAACTGATAGTTTGACGCCAAATGACCCAATTGATAAAGGCGACTTGCTCAACATTATTAAATGGGTAGTTATTGGTATTGTCGCAATCGCTATTGTATTAGCTGCAATGGCTGGTGTAGGTCAATTAAACGTTAATAACGTTATTACTTTGCTTACTATTTTGGCTATTGCGTTGCCAATCTACTACTTCGTCATGATGCTCCGGAGCCCTAAGGTTACTAAGATTGAACGTTCACGTGTTAAAGCTTATATTCCATTATTCTTCGCCGCAGCTATTTTCTGGGGAATAGAAGAATCCGGTTCAGTTGTTTTAGCACTTTTTGCGGAACAAAGAACTGTGCTTCATGTTGGCAGCTGGCACTTTGCGGCAGCTAACTTCCAGTCACTTAACCCATTGTTTATCATGATCTTGACGCCAGTATTCGTTTGGCTTTGGGAACACTGGAAAAAGCAACCAAGTGCACCAGGTAAATTCGCTACAGGTCTTGTATTTGCAGGCCTTTCATACATGTGGATGGCTTTGCCAGGGATGCTCTTTGGTACCAGTGGCAGAGTTAGTCCATTATGGCTTGTCGGTTCATGGTTCTTGGTTGAAATTGCGGAAATGCTGATTTCACCAATTGGTTTGTCAATTACGACTAAGCTTGCGCCAAATGCTTTCCGTTCACAAATGATGAGTATGTGGTTCATGGCTGATGCAACCGGTCAGGCAGTTAACGCCCAAATTGTTAAATTCTATTCTTCTGGTACTGAAGTTCAATACTTCTTGGCTGTTGGTATAGTGAGTGCAATCTTCGGCATTATCATGTTTGCTTTAGTTAAGAAAATTAACGTCTTAATGGAAGGCGTACACTAG
- a CDS encoding YczE/YyaS/YitT family protein gives MAADTLIGLTLFTLGASLYMAPDLGAAPYDAIAPIITQRTKLSYRTARITQDVLFMVAAVIAGGPVGFGTIIVAFFTCPLISWWNDHVSNPMVKTIDAATKPKEERNQNSAVMLLSHIGKRTYHTIYNALQTTETMRNNMSEYSTSDLRSQLDCSPQHGQL, from the coding sequence GTGGCAGCTGACACCTTGATCGGTTTGACTTTGTTCACGCTGGGTGCATCGCTTTACATGGCACCGGACCTTGGTGCGGCACCATATGATGCTATTGCACCAATTATCACGCAAAGAACGAAGTTATCTTACCGAACTGCTAGAATCACACAAGACGTTTTATTCATGGTCGCTGCCGTTATTGCAGGCGGTCCTGTCGGCTTTGGTACGATCATCGTTGCCTTCTTCACTTGTCCACTTATTTCATGGTGGAACGATCACGTATCAAACCCAATGGTTAAGACGATTGACGCCGCCACTAAGCCTAAGGAAGAACGTAATCAAAACTCTGCCGTTATGCTTTTGTCGCACATCGGTAAGCGTACTTATCACACTATCTATAACGCGTTGCAAACGACTGAAACGATGCGTAACAATATGTCTGAATACTCAACTTCTGATTTAAGAAGTCAGTTGGATTGTTCGCCGCAACATGGCCAACTCTAA